One stretch of Pseudomonas sp. NC02 DNA includes these proteins:
- the puuE gene encoding allantoinase PuuE has translation MSADYPRDLIGYGSNPPHPHWPGKARIALSFVLNYEEGGERNILHGDKESEAFLSEMVSAQPLQGERNMSMESLYEYGSRAGVWRILKLFKEFDIPLTIFAVAMAAQRHPDVIRAMVAAGHEICSHGYRWIDYQYMDEAQEREHMLEAIRILTELTGERPLGWYTGRTGPNTRRLVMEEGGFLYDCDTYDDDLPYWEPNNPTGKPHLVIPYTLDTNDMRFTQVQGFNKGDDFFEYLKDAFDVLYAEGADAPKMLSIGLHCRLIGRPARLAALKRFIEYAKGHDQVWFTRRVDIARHWHDVHPFQGAAK, from the coding sequence GTGAGCGCTGACTACCCACGCGACCTGATCGGTTACGGCAGTAACCCTCCTCACCCACACTGGCCGGGCAAGGCCCGTATCGCCCTGTCGTTCGTACTCAACTACGAAGAAGGTGGTGAGCGCAACATCCTGCACGGCGACAAAGAGTCGGAAGCCTTCCTGTCCGAGATGGTCTCGGCGCAACCGCTGCAAGGCGAGCGCAACATGAGCATGGAGTCGCTGTACGAATACGGCAGCCGTGCCGGCGTGTGGCGCATCCTCAAGTTGTTCAAGGAATTCGATATCCCGCTGACCATCTTCGCCGTGGCCATGGCCGCCCAGCGCCACCCGGATGTGATCCGCGCGATGGTCGCCGCCGGCCACGAGATCTGCAGCCACGGCTACCGCTGGATCGACTACCAATACATGGATGAGGCCCAGGAACGCGAGCACATGCTCGAAGCGATCCGCATCCTCACCGAACTCACCGGCGAGCGCCCACTGGGCTGGTACACCGGCCGCACCGGCCCCAACACCCGGCGGCTGGTAATGGAGGAAGGCGGTTTCCTCTATGACTGCGACACCTATGACGACGACCTGCCCTACTGGGAACCCAACAACCCGACCGGCAAGCCGCACCTGGTGATCCCCTACACCCTGGACACCAATGACATGCGCTTCACCCAGGTCCAGGGTTTCAACAAGGGCGACGACTTTTTCGAATACCTGAAAGACGCCTTCGACGTGCTGTATGCCGAAGGCGCGGACGCACCAAAAATGCTCTCCATCGGCTTGCACTGCCGCCTGATCGGCCGCCCGGCGCGCCTGGCCGCCCTCAAGCGGTTTATCGAATACGCCAAGGGCCATGATCAGGTGTGGTTCACCCGCCGCGTCGACATCGCCCGTCACTGGCATGACGTACACCCTTTCCAGGGAGCCGCCAAATGA
- the uraH gene encoding hydroxyisourate hydrolase, protein MGRLTTHVLDAAHGCPGSAIKVELYRVEGAQLELVASTLTNSDGRCDAPLLQGDDYRSGVYQLQFSAGDYYRARGVQLPEPAFLDVVVLRFGISAEQDHYHVPLLISPYSYSTYRGS, encoded by the coding sequence ATGGGACGTTTGACCACACACGTATTGGACGCCGCGCATGGCTGCCCTGGCAGCGCAATCAAGGTTGAGTTGTACCGTGTCGAGGGCGCACAGCTTGAGCTGGTCGCCAGCACCCTGACCAACAGCGACGGCCGCTGCGATGCACCCCTGCTGCAAGGCGATGACTACCGCAGCGGTGTCTATCAGTTGCAGTTCAGCGCCGGTGATTACTACCGCGCCCGCGGTGTGCAACTGCCCGAACCTGCATTTCTCGATGTGGTGGTGCTGCGCTTCGGCATCAGCGCCGAACAGGATCACTACCACGTGCCTTTGCTGATTTCGCCTTACAGCTACTCCACCTATCGCGGTAGCTGA
- a CDS encoding LysE family translocator produces the protein MSLETWLLFSGAALVVILIPGPLSLLMISNSLNYGLRRSYPAFLGGVIASICLLSASALGLGALLLASEQLFSALKIVGALYLFYLAWQSWQQSRQPAHVADVPQVAATPRFRALFGRAFVLGASNPKDILFFAAFLPQFLSAQQAFLPQLLIMIATWTVLDLLCKLAYGLGAHGAARYLRSGRGQSWFNRISAGLFTGAGAASLLSR, from the coding sequence ATGAGTCTGGAAACCTGGCTGCTGTTCAGCGGCGCTGCGCTGGTGGTGATCCTGATCCCCGGCCCCCTGTCCTTGCTGATGATCAGCAACAGCCTGAACTACGGCCTGCGCCGTTCGTACCCGGCCTTTCTCGGCGGGGTGATTGCTTCCATCTGCCTGCTGAGCGCCTCGGCGCTGGGTTTGGGTGCGTTGTTGCTGGCCTCGGAACAGCTGTTCAGTGCCCTGAAGATCGTCGGTGCGCTGTACCTGTTCTACCTCGCCTGGCAGAGCTGGCAGCAATCCCGGCAACCGGCCCACGTCGCCGACGTACCGCAAGTGGCCGCCACCCCGCGTTTTCGTGCGCTGTTTGGCCGGGCCTTTGTGCTGGGCGCCAGCAACCCGAAGGACATCCTGTTTTTCGCCGCCTTCCTGCCGCAATTCCTCAGTGCCCAGCAGGCCTTTTTGCCGCAGTTGCTGATCATGATCGCCACCTGGACCGTGCTCGACCTGCTGTGCAAACTGGCCTACGGCCTCGGCGCCCATGGCGCCGCGCGCTACCTGCGCAGCGGCAGGGGCCAGAGCTGGTTCAACCGGATCAGCGCGGGCTTGTTCACAGGCGCCGGCGCTGCGTCGCTATTGAGCCGCTGA